From a single Candidatus Edwardsbacteria bacterium RifOxyA12_full_54_48 genomic region:
- a CDS encoding butyrate kinase, with the protein MPFKVLAINPGSTSTKIAVFEDDKPTFKQTLSHSAEELAPFKRITDQYDFRKKVIEEVLGKAGINVKELHAVIGRGGLFKPIPSGTYAVSQPMKDYILAGTGGDHASNLGCLIADDIARDAGVKAYIVDPVVVDELNPLARYSGLPEIPRVSIFHALNQKAVARRASKDLGKRYEELNLVMVHLGGGISVGIHEKGKVVDVNNALTGDGPFAPERSGGLPTGDLVKMCFSGRYTQAEMMKKLAGQGGCVSHLDTNDGREMEKRVKEGDAKTTLIIQAMAYQVSKCIGEMATVVNGKVDAVVLTGSFAYFPEFIEWIKERVAWIAEVLVYPGEDEMTALAEAGMRILKGEEQAREYN; encoded by the coding sequence TTGCCCTTCAAAGTTTTGGCCATCAATCCCGGCTCGACCTCGACCAAGATAGCGGTCTTTGAGGACGACAAGCCGACCTTCAAACAGACCCTGAGCCATTCCGCCGAGGAGCTGGCCCCCTTCAAGCGCATCACCGACCAGTACGATTTCCGCAAGAAGGTCATAGAGGAGGTGCTGGGCAAGGCCGGCATCAATGTCAAAGAACTCCATGCGGTCATCGGGCGGGGCGGGCTTTTCAAGCCCATTCCCTCGGGCACCTATGCCGTCAGCCAGCCCATGAAGGATTATATCCTGGCCGGCACCGGAGGCGACCATGCCTCCAACCTGGGCTGCCTGATCGCCGATGACATCGCCCGCGATGCCGGGGTCAAGGCCTATATCGTCGACCCGGTGGTGGTGGATGAACTGAACCCCCTGGCCCGCTATTCCGGCCTGCCGGAGATCCCCCGGGTCAGCATCTTCCATGCCCTCAACCAGAAGGCGGTGGCCCGCCGGGCCTCGAAGGACCTGGGCAAAAGATATGAGGAGCTGAATCTGGTGATGGTGCACCTGGGCGGGGGCATCTCGGTGGGCATCCATGAAAAGGGGAAAGTGGTGGACGTCAACAACGCCCTGACCGGCGACGGGCCGTTCGCACCGGAGCGCTCCGGCGGCCTGCCCACCGGCGACCTGGTGAAGATGTGCTTCTCCGGCAGATACACCCAGGCCGAGATGATGAAAAAGCTGGCCGGCCAGGGCGGCTGCGTTTCACATCTGGACACCAACGACGGAAGGGAAATGGAGAAGCGGGTCAAGGAAGGCGATGCCAAGACCACCCTGATCATCCAGGCCATGGCCTACCAGGTCTCCAAGTGCATCGGCGAGATGGCCACGGTGGTGAACGGCAAGGTGGACGCCGTCGTGCTGACGGGTTCCTTCGCCTACTTCCCGGAATTCATCGAGTGGATCAAGGAGCGGGTGGCCTGGATCGCCGAGGTCCTGGTCTACCCCGGCGAGGACGAGATGACGGCCCTGGCCGAGGCCGGGATGAGGATACTGAAGGGCGAGGAGCAGGCCCGGGAATATAACTGA
- a CDS encoding phosphate butyryltransferase, whose translation MIKSFSDLMKQAQASGPKKVAVAVAQDEVVLEALSEAAKEKIATPILFGDKAAIEQAAQKAGVNIKGWEIHDIKDMAQASKAAVAAVSSGKADFLMKGLVATSTFLKAVLDKEVGLRTGRLLSHVAVMESSSYPKLILVSDGGMNVKPDLMAKVDIINNAVAIAHKLGVEKPKVAVLAAIEVLNPEMPDTIDASHLAKMADRGQIKGCLVDGPLALDLAVSAEAAAHKKIKSQVAGEADIFLTPEIASGNMLVKGLIYLGGAQAAGIIAGAAKPVVMLSRADSKQQKLNSIALGVVSC comes from the coding sequence ATGATCAAATCCTTTTCCGATCTGATGAAACAGGCCCAGGCCAGCGGGCCCAAAAAAGTGGCGGTGGCGGTGGCCCAGGACGAGGTGGTGCTGGAAGCATTGAGCGAAGCCGCCAAAGAGAAGATCGCCACCCCCATATTGTTCGGCGATAAGGCCGCCATCGAGCAGGCCGCCCAGAAGGCGGGCGTTAACATCAAGGGCTGGGAGATCCATGACATCAAGGACATGGCCCAGGCCTCCAAGGCCGCGGTGGCTGCCGTCTCCAGCGGGAAGGCCGATTTTTTGATGAAGGGCCTGGTGGCCACCTCCACCTTCCTGAAGGCGGTGCTGGACAAGGAGGTCGGCCTGCGCACCGGGCGCCTGCTGTCGCACGTGGCGGTGATGGAATCTTCGTCCTATCCCAAGCTGATCCTGGTCAGCGACGGAGGCATGAACGTCAAGCCCGACCTGATGGCCAAGGTGGACATCATCAACAATGCGGTGGCCATAGCCCACAAGCTGGGGGTGGAGAAGCCCAAGGTGGCGGTGCTGGCCGCCATCGAAGTGCTCAACCCGGAGATGCCGGACACCATAGACGCCTCGCACCTGGCCAAGATGGCCGACCGGGGGCAGATCAAGGGCTGCCTGGTGGACGGCCCGCTGGCCCTGGACCTGGCGGTCTCGGCCGAGGCCGCCGCCCACAAAAAGATAAAGAGCCAGGTGGCCGGCGAGGCGGACATCTTTCTGACGCCGGAGATCGCCTCCGGCAACATGCTGGTCAAAGGCTTGATCTACCTGGGCGGGGCCCAGGCCGCCGGGATCATCGCCGGGGCGGCCAAGCCGGTGGTGATGCTCTCCCGGGCCGACTCCAAGCAGCAGAAGCTGAACTCCATCGCCCTGGGAGTGGTCAGCTGCTGA
- a CDS encoding phosphate butyryltransferase, whose product MAELVKGGPLKKVAVACGQDPDIIGALARAVNEKLAQAILIGDQKKTEALAKENNIDPRIFTLIDQTDYKKAATQAVEMVKKGEADVLMKGLIDTAIYARAYLNKETGLTTGATVSHVAVFEVPNYPRLLILTDAAQIPYPDFGQKVDMINHAVAVARKLGVETPKVAVLTATEKVNPKWPCSLEAAQLAKMADRGQIKGCIVDGPLSMDAAVSPESAAGKGLKSPVAGYADILLTPDIQAGNILYKTLTQLAKAELAAMVIGTSAPVVLTSRTDSDDTKFMSIILSVLMAK is encoded by the coding sequence ATGGCGGAACTGGTAAAAGGCGGACCCCTCAAGAAAGTGGCGGTGGCCTGCGGGCAGGACCCGGACATCATCGGAGCCCTGGCCCGGGCGGTCAATGAGAAACTGGCTCAGGCCATTCTGATCGGCGACCAGAAGAAGACCGAAGCTTTGGCCAAAGAGAACAACATCGATCCCAGGATATTCACCTTGATAGACCAGACCGATTATAAAAAAGCGGCCACCCAGGCGGTGGAGATGGTCAAGAAGGGGGAGGCCGACGTGCTGATGAAGGGGCTGATAGACACTGCGATCTACGCCCGGGCCTACCTGAACAAGGAAACCGGCCTGACCACCGGGGCCACGGTCTCCCACGTGGCAGTGTTCGAGGTACCCAACTACCCCCGTCTGCTGATACTTACCGACGCCGCCCAGATACCGTATCCTGATTTCGGCCAGAAGGTGGACATGATCAACCACGCCGTGGCGGTGGCCAGAAAATTGGGGGTCGAAACCCCCAAGGTGGCGGTGCTCACCGCCACCGAGAAGGTCAATCCCAAATGGCCCTGCAGCCTGGAGGCGGCCCAGCTGGCCAAGATGGCCGACCGGGGCCAGATCAAGGGCTGCATAGTGGACGGCCCGCTGTCCATGGACGCGGCGGTCAGCCCGGAATCCGCGGCAGGCAAGGGGCTTAAATCCCCGGTGGCCGGGTATGCCGATATTCTGCTGACCCCCGATATCCAGGCCGGCAACATCCTGTACAAGACCCTGACCCAGCTGGCCAAGGCCGAACTGGCGGCCATGGTGATCGGCACCAGCGCTCCGGTGGTCCTGACCTCGCGCACCGATTCCGACGACACCAAGTTCATGTCGATAATCCTTTCGGTGCTGATGGCCAAATAG
- a CDS encoding ribose 5-phosphate isomerase B produces MKVAIGSDHRGYLLKEQIKSTFSPDNIEFSDLGTKSAESCDFPDHAFPVAQAVASGQADKGILICSTGNGMAMAANKVKGIRAALALTPDMARLSRQHNNANILVLPADFVDLQMVPKMVKVWLETEYEGGRHQRRLDKITKYEEDHSK; encoded by the coding sequence ATGAAAGTTGCCATCGGGTCCGACCATAGGGGCTATCTCTTGAAGGAACAGATCAAGAGCACCTTTTCCCCCGACAATATAGAGTTCTCCGATCTGGGCACCAAGAGCGCGGAATCGTGCGATTTTCCCGATCACGCCTTCCCGGTGGCCCAAGCGGTGGCTAGCGGCCAGGCCGACAAGGGCATCCTGATTTGCAGCACCGGCAACGGCATGGCCATGGCGGCCAACAAGGTCAAGGGCATCCGGGCGGCGCTGGCCCTCACCCCCGATATGGCCCGGCTGTCGCGCCAGCACAACAATGCCAACATCCTGGTGCTGCCGGCCGATTTCGTGGACCTCCAGATGGTCCCCAAGATGGTCAAGGTGTGGCTGGAGACCGAGTACGAGGGGGGCCGCCACCAGCGGCGCCTGGACAAGATCACAAAATACGAGGAGGATCATTCCAAATGA
- a CDS encoding serine hydroxymethyltransferase (catalyzes the reaction of glycine with 5,10-methylenetetrahydrofolate to form L-serine and tetrahydrofolate), translated as MSNLSQFDPEIYQSIQDETGRQEYGLELIASENFVSEEVMEAQGSVMTNKYAEGYPGKRYYGGCEFVDVAENLARDRAKKLFNCEYANVQPHSGSTANQAVYFTFCQPGDTVLGMDLAHGGHLTHGSPVSFSGKMYKIVSYGVKKETGYIDMDDAARKAREHKPRMIIVGASAYSRHYDFAKFREIADQVGAYLFADVAHPAGLIAAGLHPSPIPHCHVVTTTTHKTLRGPRGGMVLIGKDSENPFGIKLKTKAGERLKLMSEVMDSTVMPGIQGGPLMHVIAAKAVAFKEALEPSFKVYAQQVIDNARALAASLVERGYQIVSGGTDNHLMLIDLSNKTITGKEAENALHAAGITVNKNMVPFDTRSPFVTSGFRMGTAALTTRGMKQGEMKTVAGMIDQVLSHIGNQSKIKEVSGEIKELCRQFPLYPNRLKG; from the coding sequence ATGAGCAATCTATCCCAGTTCGATCCCGAGATCTATCAATCCATCCAGGACGAGACCGGGCGCCAGGAATACGGCCTGGAGCTGATCGCCTCTGAGAACTTCGTATCCGAGGAGGTGATGGAGGCCCAAGGCTCGGTGATGACCAACAAGTACGCCGAGGGCTATCCCGGCAAACGCTACTACGGGGGCTGCGAGTTCGTGGACGTGGCCGAGAACCTGGCCCGGGACCGGGCCAAAAAACTCTTCAACTGCGAGTACGCCAACGTCCAGCCGCACTCCGGCTCCACCGCCAACCAGGCGGTCTACTTCACCTTCTGCCAGCCGGGCGACACGGTGCTGGGGATGGACCTGGCCCACGGCGGCCATTTGACCCACGGCTCGCCGGTGTCCTTCTCCGGCAAGATGTACAAGATAGTATCCTACGGGGTAAAAAAAGAGACCGGATACATCGACATGGACGACGCGGCCAGAAAGGCCCGGGAGCACAAGCCCAGGATGATCATCGTGGGGGCCTCGGCCTACAGCCGGCATTACGATTTCGCCAAGTTCCGGGAGATCGCCGACCAGGTGGGGGCCTATCTGTTCGCCGACGTGGCCCATCCGGCCGGGCTGATCGCCGCCGGGCTGCACCCCTCGCCCATCCCCCATTGCCACGTGGTGACCACCACCACCCACAAGACCCTGCGCGGCCCCCGGGGCGGGATGGTGCTGATCGGAAAGGACAGCGAGAACCCCTTCGGGATCAAGCTAAAGACCAAGGCCGGTGAGCGGCTGAAGTTGATGTCCGAGGTGATGGACAGCACCGTGATGCCCGGCATCCAGGGCGGCCCGCTGATGCACGTCATCGCCGCCAAGGCGGTGGCCTTCAAGGAGGCCCTGGAGCCGTCTTTCAAGGTCTACGCCCAGCAGGTGATAGACAACGCCCGGGCTTTGGCCGCTAGCCTGGTGGAGAGGGGATATCAGATAGTCTCCGGCGGCACCGACAACCACCTGATGCTGATCGACCTGAGCAACAAGACCATCACCGGCAAGGAGGCCGAGAACGCCCTGCACGCCGCCGGGATCACCGTCAACAAGAACATGGTGCCGTTCGACACCCGCAGCCCCTTCGTGACCTCCGGGTTCCGGATGGGCACCGCGGCCCTGACCACCCGGGGCATGAAGCAGGGCGAGATGAAGACCGTGGCCGGGATGATCGACCAGGTGCTGTCCCATATCGGAAACCAGAGCAAGATCAAAGAAGTATCCGGCGAGATCAAGGAGCTGTGCCGGCAATTTCCCCTGTATCCCAACCGATTGAAAGGATAA
- a CDS encoding cytidine deaminase, translated as MVSTRSTCLRRQVGAVVVRDKRILATGYNGAPSGLEHCDRVGCIREQLKVPSGERHEICRAIHAEQNAIIQAATCGVSLAGGTIYITHHPCVLCSKMIINAGIKKVVFLEGYPDELSRQMLREAKLKTTKFRS; from the coding sequence ATGGTCTCCACCCGGTCCACCTGCCTGCGGCGCCAGGTGGGGGCGGTGGTGGTGCGCGACAAGCGGATACTGGCCACCGGGTACAACGGGGCTCCTTCGGGACTGGAGCATTGCGACCGGGTGGGCTGCATCCGGGAGCAGCTGAAAGTGCCCTCCGGGGAGCGGCACGAGATCTGCCGGGCCATCCATGCCGAGCAGAACGCCATCATCCAGGCGGCCACCTGTGGGGTGTCGCTGGCCGGGGGCACCATCTACATAACCCATCATCCCTGCGTGCTGTGCTCCAAGATGATCATCAACGCCGGGATCAAGAAGGTGGTATTCCTGGAGGGCTATCCCGATGAGCTGTCCCGCCAGATGCTCCGGGAGGCAAAACTCAAAACAACCAAGTTTCGATCATGA
- a CDS encoding 2-amino-4-hydroxy-6-hydroxymethyldihydropteridine diphosphokinase — translation MKISKEKAVRAYIGLGSNLGKRLGNIRSAIAALEQVPGIIIMNTSSVYETEPVGNVNQPKFLNSVMEIETRLPAAELLISLQRIEKHLGRKRQRKDEPRIIDLDILYYDQLVTSTEQLTLPHAQAAMRAFVMVPLLEIAPDLVDPSRKKKISEILAGLDIDGQGVRKLDKSRY, via the coding sequence ATGAAAATATCCAAGGAGAAGGCCGTCCGGGCTTACATAGGGTTGGGCTCCAACCTGGGCAAGCGCCTGGGAAACATCCGGAGCGCCATCGCCGCGCTGGAACAGGTCCCGGGCATCATCATTATGAACACCTCGTCGGTCTACGAGACCGAGCCGGTGGGAAACGTCAACCAGCCGAAGTTCCTCAATTCGGTGATGGAGATCGAGACCCGGCTGCCGGCCGCCGAACTGCTGATCTCCCTGCAGCGGATAGAAAAACACCTGGGCCGGAAGCGGCAGCGGAAAGATGAACCCCGGATCATCGACCTGGACATCCTGTACTACGATCAGCTGGTGACCAGCACCGAGCAGCTGACCCTCCCCCATGCCCAGGCCGCCATGAGGGCCTTCGTGATGGTCCCCCTGCTGGAGATCGCCCCGGATCTGGTCGACCCCTCCCGTAAAAAGAAAATAAGCGAAATCCTGGCAGGCTTGGATATCGACGGCCAGGGAGTGAGAAAATTAGATAAGAGCAGATATTAA
- a CDS encoding deoxyadenosine kinase, with product MAQIPNYIAVEGVIGVGKTSLARMLAERFKSKLVQEEVEENPFLTKFYSDRRAFAFQTQIFFLLSRFKQQQNLFQQELFSQGIVSDYLFAKDKIFAYLNLDQNEISLYEHMLPLLERNINQPDLVVYLQAEVDVLLRRIKHRGRPFEHGMQREYLAELSEAYNHFFFHYSETPLLVVNVNDIDFVNNQDDFNDLVAKICQPHPGTRYYVPVGSKGKR from the coding sequence ATGGCACAGATACCCAACTACATAGCGGTGGAGGGCGTGATCGGGGTGGGCAAGACCTCGCTGGCCCGAATGCTGGCCGAGCGCTTCAAATCCAAGCTGGTGCAGGAGGAAGTGGAGGAGAACCCCTTCCTGACCAAGTTCTATTCCGACCGGCGGGCCTTCGCCTTCCAGACCCAGATCTTCTTCCTGCTGTCGCGCTTCAAACAGCAGCAGAACCTTTTCCAGCAGGAGCTGTTCAGCCAGGGCATAGTGTCCGATTACCTGTTCGCCAAGGACAAGATCTTCGCCTACCTGAACCTGGACCAGAACGAGATCTCGCTCTACGAGCATATGCTGCCGCTGCTGGAGAGGAACATCAACCAGCCCGACCTGGTGGTCTATCTGCAGGCCGAGGTGGACGTGCTGCTCCGGCGGATCAAACACCGGGGGCGGCCCTTCGAGCACGGAATGCAGCGGGAATACCTGGCCGAGCTCTCCGAGGCCTATAATCATTTCTTTTTCCATTATTCCGAGACCCCGCTGTTGGTGGTGAACGTCAACGACATAGATTTCGTGAACAACCAGGATGATTTCAACGACCTGGTGGCGAAGATCTGCCAGCCCCATCCCGGGACCAGATATTATGTGCCGGTGGGCAGCAAGGGCAAGAGGTAG
- a CDS encoding 4-hydroxy-tetrahydrodipicolinate synthase, whose product MIDWKGSFVAIVTPFRNGTLDVPALERLLDFHAANGTAGVVFAATTGEGPTVLPEEYKKIVETTLKKAQGKMKVLAYTGTNDTLKSITKTQEMEKMGVDGALVVTPYYNKPSQEGLYQHFKAVASATKLPIMLYNVPGRTGVSLDPATVCRLAAIGNIVAIKEASGNLDNVSQIITLCGENMAVFSGEDSLTLPMLAIGAQGVVSVVANVAPKDTAKMVDKFLKGEVDGARKIHLKQFSLIKALFVETSPGPVKAALNLMGLCHAEMRMPLVEVSEATKKLLKAELKKYGLIV is encoded by the coding sequence ATGATAGATTGGAAAGGCTCTTTCGTGGCCATCGTAACGCCGTTCAGAAACGGTACCCTGGACGTACCGGCCCTGGAACGGCTTTTAGATTTTCATGCGGCCAACGGCACCGCCGGGGTGGTCTTCGCCGCCACCACCGGGGAGGGGCCGACGGTCCTGCCGGAGGAATACAAAAAGATCGTCGAAACAACCCTGAAGAAGGCCCAGGGCAAAATGAAGGTCCTGGCCTATACCGGCACCAACGACACCCTGAAAAGCATCACCAAGACCCAGGAGATGGAGAAAATGGGAGTGGACGGGGCGCTGGTGGTCACTCCTTATTATAACAAGCCCAGCCAGGAGGGGCTTTACCAGCATTTCAAGGCGGTGGCCTCGGCTACCAAACTGCCCATCATGCTGTACAACGTCCCCGGCCGGACAGGGGTCTCCCTGGATCCGGCCACTGTCTGCCGCCTGGCCGCCATCGGGAATATCGTGGCCATCAAGGAGGCCTCGGGAAACCTGGACAATGTCAGCCAGATAATCACTCTATGCGGGGAAAATATGGCGGTGTTCTCTGGAGAGGACTCCCTGACCCTGCCGATGCTGGCCATCGGGGCCCAAGGGGTGGTATCGGTGGTGGCCAATGTCGCCCCCAAGGATACCGCCAAAATGGTGGATAAATTCCTCAAGGGGGAGGTTGATGGGGCCCGAAAGATACACCTCAAGCAGTTTTCCCTGATCAAGGCCCTGTTCGTGGAGACCAGCCCCGGGCCGGTCAAGGCCGCCCTGAATCTGATGGGGCTGTGCCATGCCGAGATGCGGATGCCGCTGGTGGAGGTGTCGGAGGCCACCAAGAAACTGCTTAAAGCCGAGCTGAAAAAATACGGACTTATAGTTTAA
- a CDS encoding metal ABC transporter substrate-binding protein, translated as MISAAPRPQSPRASPQDFNNKERKMKTWTLSLASAVILLAGCSKKEEPARLTVVTSFYPMYIMTANIVKDVPGVKLINMAPPFTGCLHDYQMTPQDMKTLSRADILVINGAGMESFLDDVIRQNTKLSVIDASKNIELIEEKGHANPHIFASISGAIQQVRNIAAGLERADPEYIGYYRENVQRYLVKLESLKARMNLALKDVQNRNIITFHEAFPYFAREFDLNIMAVIEREPGSEPSAGDLAQIIELVRKNKVKAIFAEPQYPAGSARVIARETGAEVYTLDPAVTGPMEPEAYVQAMEKNLEVLKEALK; from the coding sequence ATGATCAGCGCGGCCCCCAGACCACAATCACCACGGGCATCACCGCAGGATTTTAACAACAAGGAGAGGAAAATGAAAACCTGGACTTTGTCGCTGGCATCGGCGGTGATTTTGCTGGCCGGCTGCTCAAAAAAGGAAGAGCCAGCCCGGCTGACTGTGGTCACCTCCTTCTATCCCATGTACATCATGACCGCCAATATCGTCAAGGATGTTCCGGGGGTCAAACTGATCAACATGGCCCCGCCTTTCACCGGCTGCCTGCATGACTATCAGATGACGCCCCAGGACATGAAGACCCTGAGCCGGGCTGATATTCTGGTGATCAACGGGGCCGGGATGGAGTCATTTCTGGACGATGTGATCCGGCAGAACACCAAGCTGTCGGTAATAGATGCCAGCAAGAATATCGAGTTGATCGAAGAAAAGGGCCACGCCAACCCCCATATATTTGCCAGCATTTCCGGGGCCATCCAACAGGTGCGCAATATCGCGGCCGGGCTGGAGAGGGCCGATCCGGAATACATCGGCTATTATCGGGAGAATGTCCAACGGTATCTGGTGAAGCTGGAATCGCTCAAAGCCAGGATGAACTTAGCCCTCAAGGATGTCCAGAACAGGAATATCATCACCTTTCACGAGGCCTTTCCCTATTTTGCCCGGGAATTCGATCTGAACATCATGGCGGTGATAGAAAGAGAACCGGGCTCCGAGCCCAGCGCCGGCGACCTGGCCCAAATCATCGAGCTAGTAAGAAAAAACAAGGTCAAAGCCATCTTCGCCGAGCCCCAGTATCCGGCCGGGTCCGCCCGGGTGATTGCCCGGGAGACCGGGGCCGAGGTCTACACGCTTGATCCCGCGGTCACCGGACCCATGGAGCCGGAGGCCTATGTTCAGGCCATGGAGAAGAATCTGGAAGTGCTGAAGGAAGCGTTAAAGTAG
- a CDS encoding cobalamin biosynthesis protein CbiM — protein MHMADALISPAVGGAMWAATAGVAAYSIKKVQEGLDQKKIPLMGVMGAFIFAAQMINFSIPGTGSSGHLGGGLLLAILLGPYAGFLTMSSILIIQALFFADGGLLALGSNIINMGFFTCFVAYPLIYKKMIGKDISPKRIMIASMAAAIIGLQLGAFAVVLETLFSGKTELPFSTFVLLMQPIHLAIGMVEGLVTAAVISFVWKARPEIMERASLNQALGGGLSLKKVMTGLAAAAVLTGAVLSWFASTHPDGLEWAMFRTSGQEELEAADPAHEKLAAVQQRTAFLPDYGFKVSGGERPAGEQNEKWPAVNGGTSLSGLVGGMMTLLLAAFMGFIINLSNKTKKKSA, from the coding sequence ATGCACATGGCAGATGCCCTGATCTCGCCGGCGGTGGGCGGAGCAATGTGGGCCGCCACCGCAGGAGTGGCCGCCTATTCCATCAAAAAGGTCCAAGAGGGGTTGGACCAGAAAAAAATTCCCCTGATGGGCGTGATGGGGGCCTTCATCTTTGCCGCCCAGATGATAAATTTCTCAATACCCGGCACCGGTTCCAGCGGGCATCTGGGCGGGGGGTTGCTGCTGGCCATACTATTGGGCCCCTATGCCGGGTTCCTGACCATGTCCTCCATCCTTATAATTCAGGCCCTGTTCTTCGCCGACGGCGGCTTGCTGGCTCTGGGTTCCAATATCATCAACATGGGTTTTTTCACCTGTTTTGTGGCCTATCCGCTGATCTATAAAAAAATGATCGGGAAAGATATTTCCCCCAAACGGATCATGATCGCATCGATGGCTGCCGCCATCATTGGACTTCAGCTGGGGGCTTTTGCAGTGGTCCTGGAAACGCTGTTCTCCGGCAAGACCGAACTGCCGTTCAGCACTTTCGTTCTCTTGATGCAGCCCATCCATCTGGCCATCGGGATGGTCGAGGGATTGGTGACCGCGGCGGTGATATCCTTCGTCTGGAAGGCCCGGCCGGAGATCATGGAAAGGGCGTCATTGAACCAGGCCCTGGGCGGCGGCCTGTCCCTTAAAAAGGTGATGACCGGCCTGGCGGCGGCGGCGGTATTGACCGGGGCGGTGCTCTCCTGGTTCGCCTCCACCCATCCCGACGGCTTGGAATGGGCCATGTTCAGAACCTCCGGCCAGGAGGAATTGGAGGCCGCCGACCCGGCTCATGAAAAACTGGCCGCAGTGCAGCAGAGGACCGCTTTTCTGCCGGATTACGGGTTCAAGGTTTCCGGAGGCGAAAGGCCGGCCGGTGAACAAAACGAAAAATGGCCGGCGGTCAACGGCGGCACCAGCCTCTCCGGACTGGTGGGCGGCATGATGACCCTGCTGTTGGCGGCCTTTATGGGCTTCATTATCAACCTGAGCAATAAAACCAAGAAAAAGTCAGCCTAA
- a CDS encoding cobalt ECF transporter T component CbiQ: MSNIINAIYNIRQFDELAGRDSFIHRLHPLAKLLSTLVYTVLLVSYDKYATIALLPLVFFPVFVAAAAKIPVDPLLKRLLYIEPMIVGIGLLNPLFDQGTVNYLGYTMSSGWLIFWSIFLKGTLAVTSALLLIATTGMDGVALSLRKLKVPRIFVLQMILTYRYISVLLEEAARTVQAYALRAFSSQGLKREVWGPLLGQILLRTVDRAQRVYDAMCLRGFRGEYHTGKGPGAGWIDIMYVSTWGAFFALSRMINLPLWLGNVMTGVSK, from the coding sequence ATGTCCAATATCATAAACGCCATATATAACATCCGGCAGTTTGACGAGCTGGCCGGCCGGGATTCCTTCATCCACCGATTGCATCCCCTGGCCAAGCTGCTGTCCACCCTGGTTTACACGGTGCTGCTGGTCTCCTACGACAAGTACGCCACAATTGCCCTGCTGCCTTTGGTATTCTTTCCGGTATTCGTTGCAGCAGCAGCGAAAATCCCCGTGGACCCCCTGTTAAAGCGTCTCTTGTACATCGAACCGATGATAGTGGGCATAGGTCTTTTGAACCCCTTGTTCGATCAGGGGACCGTAAATTATTTGGGATATACGATGTCGTCCGGATGGCTGATCTTCTGGTCGATATTTTTAAAAGGGACCCTGGCCGTGACCTCGGCCCTGCTGCTGATAGCCACCACCGGTATGGATGGGGTGGCGCTTTCCCTGAGAAAACTGAAGGTTCCCAGGATATTCGTTCTCCAGATGATCCTGACCTACCGGTACATATCCGTTCTGCTGGAGGAGGCCGCCAGAACCGTCCAGGCTTACGCCTTGCGGGCTTTCAGTTCCCAAGGGCTTAAACGGGAGGTGTGGGGCCCGCTGCTGGGGCAGATCCTTTTAAGGACCGTGGACCGGGCCCAGAGGGTCTATGATGCCATGTGCCTGCGGGGCTTTAGAGGCGAATACCATACCGGAAAAGGGCCGGGGGCGGGCTGGATCGACATCATGTATGTATCGACCTGGGGCGCATTTTTTGCCCTGTCCCGCATGATAAACCTCCCCTTGTGGCTGGGAAACGTGATGACGGGAGTTTCAAAATGA